In the Sorghum bicolor cultivar BTx623 chromosome 4, Sorghum_bicolor_NCBIv3, whole genome shotgun sequence genome, ctgtaatttgtgagatgaatcttttgagcctagttactccgtgattggataatgtttgtcaaataaaaacgaaatgctacagtagacaaaaacaaaattttttgtaaactaaacaaggcctaagtgcccTAACGCGAGGGCCGGCTGCTGGAAGGCGACGGCAGATCCGAGGTCCGATGGCCGAAGCTGACCAATGAAATGTCAACTGTGATTGGCGAATTCAGTCCTCGCAGACTCGCGGCCATCCATGTTGGACACTTGGACGGGACTTCTTAAGTACAGTAGTCATGTTTTCAAGACAAGGACTTGAATATTTTTTAGAGTTTTTTTTTATGATTGTTGTTAAGTCATCTATATTCTGAAAATAGTGCAAAAGATCATTATTATTGTCGACCAATATCATCGTTCCAACCAACATCATGTACTTATCACGGCACGTCAGCTCATGCACTCGAACTCTAGTGCCTCACCTTATTGGGTCGATGCCCGTCTTACTCCTGGTCACGGCGGGTGTCCATTTCTTTGGCACCAGGAACACGAAGGCAGGAACTCCACCCGGTACAGGGCACCGGATTGGCAAATGGCAAAGAACGCCCATGGACATCTTATGCATCAAGGGGAGCTGGGGAGGGCATCGGCTCCTAATCCTATAGGAAGTGTGATCGCTCCAGCCACACCTTGACGCGCCCACATGGCCTCGTCCTCTGGGCGACCTGGCTTGGCAAGTCACAACCTCCTGGAGCGTTGGCCTACAATGGATGTCATCGCTAGAATTTGGGGTGGCCCAGGAAGTTAACCAGTTATGTCAGCGAGTCAGTTTAGTTGGAGCAACATTGTCAACCGGCAACAATGTATCTCTCGTGAATATTTACCTCAAAAAATAATACAACATGATGACCGTGGCAAGGAAGGGATAAAATTTTGCTACAATGGCACACAAGAGAATTTAATAATTGTAGTGCCACATAGGAAAGTCAAATAACTTTCCGTAGCACTTAGAGAATTATCTCTATATTTATTGATTGAAACAAAAGGACTGGTCACTTTTTTTTGTGAAACTCAATTACAACGCGGGCGTTCACAAATATGAGCGTACACTCGTCCATATGAACACATACACACAACCTACCCCAGTCAGCACATGATCTCGACATTAATGAAATCACCACAGACATCTCGATGTTGATGAGCACATCGCCGACCACTAAAAGAATAGCGCCGTTAATCATAGAATAAGTCTAGAAAAATACATAAATTAAGTCGGGGACTTAAATCTGAATGGATAAGTTTCACTACAAGCAACCTAACCAGCTGAGTTAGGAAGGACTAATCACGTTTTTACAAGAAAAGGGTTCGACCGGCGAAGAGTTTGCAGAGCCCTGAGTCATAATTGGCCAGAGATCTCTCTCTTTTAAATAGGCTCATACACGACACTGGACCTATGAACTCATGGACCCATCAATACCAAGCCCAATACATCTGTCGCAACAGCCCATAGTAGACGGAACTGGATCCCCCATGCGATAGTGGCTGAGCCACGCCGATTGTCGAGCCCACATGGCTAGTCGCGACAATGTATCGTAGCATGTGCATGCTCAGCTGTGCTAATCTCCTACCATTTAAAAGTGCTTTAAGATTCGTGCTGCAGTACATTTTTTCCTATGTTCAGCACTTTTTTTTCCCAGTGTTTTGCACTCTCTCTCTTGCTGCACATATCTCAAAGTTGTTTAAATGGTCAGCATAGTAGCTGCTGAACATGTACAGGCAAAAAAACGCGTTTACGAGTCGCTGAGGACAGTGGTGCCGTGCTAGCTGCCAAGTTTGCCTCAGTCACATGCTTGGCTGGCTGAGAGCCTGAGACTGAGAGCATTCATCCGCAAAAGCCAAAAGACTGAGATCATTGTCGAGCgtacaatgtcactatgccggaGACAACGGCGATTCGGCAACGACAAGAAAGGCTTATGAGATGTCGACCAAATGAGTCCTGGTAAGAGGACCTGCGGTGGGTGCGGTCGTCGATCGAAGGACAGGGGAGAGGGACCACGCCACTTCTCGATCAATACTAATGGAAGCTCAGTCGCTGTTAAGAGAGTTTTGCAAAGCAGGGGAATGAAGTTACACACAGCGTGCTGCATGTGCCAAAGACTGTATGAGGATGGGGGACATGTATTCCTGAAGTGCAAGGAGGTGAAAAGAGTGTGGAGAGATTGAGAGAACTGAATTTGGAAGCCGTAAGATGTGAGATGGAATTAGCGGGGTCGGCGAAAGCGATGATGGAACGGGTCATGAAGCTAGACCAGTAAACGCAACTGATGGTGGTCTTGCTGTTCTAGCTGTGGTGGGATGAAAGGAACAAAATGGAGAGAAGAGGAAAGAAGAAGAACGGCTGTTGAAGTAGCATATGTTACTGCTGCTCTGACGGATAGATTTCAGAAGGAAAAGGCCGCCTTATTGTCGGAAAGCCGTCAGTCATTACGTTGGCGCAAACCTGAACATGGGGTCTTCAAAGTCGCAGACGGAGCTTTTGACTGCAAGTCTGCAAGTCAGGCAGTGGAGATGATGACTGCCGACTGTCTGCCATGGGTGGAATCGTCAGAGCTTAGACTGTTATCGATATCAGAATTCGTGTCtttttatggccttgtttagttcgtaaaaaatttcaagattcctcgtcacatcgaatcttgcggcacatgcatggggtattaaatttagacaaaaataaaaactaattacacagtttacctataaatcgcgagatgaatcttttgaccctaattagtttatgattggacaatatttaccacaaacaaacaaaagtggtacagtacccaaaatcctaaaattttgccaactaaacaaggcctatgtaaaTGTGTGCTGTAGATCTTGTAATAAGGTGGTCGACGCACTTGTAGCTTATGAGCATAGAAATCTTGGTGGTACTCATTCCACCTGCTGTGTTCCACGGTTTATGGAGGTTTTGGTGGCCGGTGATAGGGCTGAGCAAGATGAGTAAATAAAGCATTCTGGTACAGGAGTGGTAGAAGATCATTTGACATGTCATGGCAATTGGAAAACATGTCCCAGGAGACTGTTCATTCTGgtacagtacagtacagtacaATAGACGGTGATGGGGCCATGGATCTACATTATTGGACTTAGCAGAGGTGCTTTGACAGTAACTTCTGCCCCTTGGTCACCTACGCTGCTCCAGGCTTGCGACAGGTGATGATGGTGAATTTGATGAGCCCCTTCTTGTAACCTTGGATCATCAGCGGCATCACCATCGCCCCTCTGATCGTCTTCCATCCTTGAGACAGAGACAAAATTCAATGCCAAGCTGATTCAGGTCCCGATCGGTTCAAGATTTTTGCTGCAGTCTATACTCAGTAACAGCGTAAGATGGGCAGAGCTAAGTTGCATACCGCTTGTCAGTAGAGAGGTGAGGCCCTTCCATGTTAGTGCTGATTTTATCACAGCGGGCCAAAATGGGGCCACATTCTCTGACCAATCAGCTGCCTTGATATCCTGGCACCACATGCAACAATGAAAAATATCTTTTTATGATATATATTGATATCACATAGGCAAACCAATTTGGTGTGGTCCACTAGTAGGTGGATAGAGCATTCAAGGTAGTCAAGATCTTGTCGATGCTGATTTGTATACAAGGTAGATACAACAAGATATGTCAAATCCAATCATAATTCAAAAGGAATCAGTTTTTACCTCCAGAGACAGTGATTTGGCGATGTTCACATAGTCTGAAGGTGAGCACCAGTCTGGGAGGTAGTACGCATCGCAAATCCTCTTCAAGAGACTCAGTTCATCGGGTTTTAGCGAAGTCTCAGATGGTTCGAGGTTCCTATGGCACCATGTCACGATGATTATTGTCCCTCCAGGAGCAGCGACGCGTGCCAGCTCACTAACAAACTATTACGAGAGTCAAATAAGAGTTCAAGCAATTAAATCACATTAATTCTAAGTATTGCCGAGAGAGAATTCGACACATTCAAATATTCATCTGGGAATTAGATTGAACTTGTCTGATGTTTATAGCGTCAACAATATAATTCTCGTTCATGTTGTTAGACCGGAATTACTGAATAACCAAACTAAAACGACCCTCTTCAGTTTTTTAGCGCGGTTAGTTATCAGTTACTGACTCGCTGTAATAGAAGTTAATCGTGCCATTTATCTCAAGTCAGTATACGTTCTGGAGTGCAATCGTTGCATATTCTTCTTTGTATCCACAAAGGAGATAGTTGAATGTTttatgctctctctctctcaagttcTAACAAACTCACGCTACCGATTCAAACGGATGCATGACGACCCTTGTCGTTGCCGACTTGCCGTGATACCCTTACATCATCTGATTGAGAACTCGTTTTTGTGTGTGCAGAAAGCCATGCTGCCTTGCCTTgggaggggggagggcggggggATATAATAGCTTACCTTTCTCTTGTCCGGCATGTGCTCGCCACTCTCCATGGACCATACCAGATCAAACTGCCCATCAGGAAACGGTTGCTCCAGAGCATCAGCAACTTGCAGAGTAACCTGCTTCGTCACACCGGTCGCCAGGGTGGAGGAAGGGAGACATTAGAAACCGGCGGATATAGTTAGTCTCAGTCTCAAAGGTAGCTTCATAGGTAATTCACCAGTCGAAAACAATCTGCAAGAGAAGTACTAGTAGTATGAGCGACGTGCACCTGATCCGACAACCCCTGCGCTGCAGCAAGAGCATTTCCTCTTTCAGCTTGAACAGGGCTCAATGTGATCCCCTTGCACTGTGCTCCGTATTTCTTAGCCAAGTACCTTGAGCTACCACCAATGCCACATCCAACATCTACTATGGTTTTTGGTGCCTTCTCCGGATCATCTGCACGCAAAAATAAACAGGAAACCCAGTAAAACATGAAGTCTGCATTGGGGTGCATCTACATGAGGATAGAATTGTGATTGGCAATTTTACTTTGAAAACAAAGTAAATACACATGTGTATACACAGATATACAACTCATCCCTACCAATGCACATAGCACATACTATTTCTTTGAACATCTTGAAGAGACCAAACCGGCAATATCTCGGAATTGCTTTGTTTGTTAGTCACTACTGGTTGTCGACGTAAACATCATCGTCAAAAAACAAATGATTAGTTGAAAAGGTGAGTTCATGTACCAAAACAAATCATAGACATGAACTTTATGGGTGGACCGCTGCAATTCACCAAAAGAAATCTAACTAAGTGAAGTAGGTTCACCAAAAAACAAATGATTAGTTGAAAAGGTGAGTTCGTAGTAATTTCAGCCAACAGTAATTCTCTATGCTCAGTTCGCTATGAATTATAACCATTGCTCGTTTTTGGACCTCCAATGGATATAGGCACTGTAACCAGTGTTGGTACTCGTAGGCTCCTAGCTGCAACAAGAGAGCAGAAAATGCATCCAAGATTGATACGCAATCACAGACGGACAGACCTAGCCGTCCAATCCATGAAGATTGGAAAAATGCATAACGCCTGAGTCCGCAGTCTAGTCGTAGAATCGAGAGCGCGCCTCTCGGGAAGCAGGTAGCTAGTCTCAATCGCACCAGGCACCACTGTTTCAGAAGGGCCTTTTGAGGTAGCGAATAGTAAACAGATTACACATTCGTCGTTCCATCTGTACAGAACATTTTTGCCGGCAATCCCAACTCGAGCTCAGTTTTCCGGACTCAAACTGAAGGCGACACGGCCAAGGATCGGTCATCAGATTTGTTCTGTCTGTCATCGTGAGTGGCTTCCCGTGCCCACGAATCGACGATGCTGTGCGGATACTCAGTACTAGATCGCAGGTTAGCGAGAAACTTTTTATTAACAACCGGAGTACAGTACCGGACAAAGGAGCAAAGCAAGCAAGCGAAGGAACATACACCGTGCAGGCCTCGTGCCGTGAGTCGTTTTTTTCTTGTATAATAATACTCGTACTAAAATTATTGCAGAGAGAAAAAGCTGGGCCGTTTGCTAGCTCTGCGAGCCGGGACCGGGGGTTGGCCGGCCGTCCTCAACCAATCAGGAAGCGATAAAACTGGACGGTCCCGGTGGACTGGGACAGGATGCGGGCGTAGACACACCTGGGGATGGGACGGCGGCGAAGGCGAGCGCCTCCTCGATCATGCGGATCTGGGCGCGTCGGTGGTCGGCCATGGACGCGGCCTCGCCCGAGTCGTAGAAGCCGTGGTGCATGTGGTCGCCCCAGATGTTCTCCCACAGCCCCGAAGACTCGTCGTACAGCCCCGCGATGCCCTCCTTCAGGCCCGGGGGCGCCGGCGCGGGGGGCTGAGCCGCCGTCGACGAGGCCATCGGACGCAGGCTGACgacgccgccgcgtccgcggGGGCGGGAGCGGCGCGGGACGTGCGAAGGGGCGCGGTAGTAGTAGTGGCTGCCGCGGCGACAGGCTAGGGGGCTCGTGGAGGATTGGGAGCAGTGGAGCAGCGTCGCGTGAGCCATGTGCGGCGCCGGGATGCACGGTATTTAAAAGAGGCCAACGCGAGGGGTGTGGGCTGTGGGCTGTGGCGGCTCTCTGCGCGCACTGTTCTACAGTACTCCGTATATCGGTAAAGCAGAGGTACCGGCAGGGACAACGTGGTGTTCCTTGAATATTCATGAGTCATGACGCGTGCGTTttcagaagaaaaaaaaacgtgattctcaaaaaaaaagtgaaatgaAAAGTAAATCCTAGTGCCAGTACTATCTCACTGTTATGAAAAAttatacggccttgtttagttcacccaaaaactaaaatttttttaaaattcctcatcacatcgaatctttcgacatgtatatgaagcattaaatataaaaataaaaactaattgcacagtttacttgtaaagcgcgaaacgaatctttttatcctaattagtccataattagacaatatttgccataaacaaacgaaagtgctacggtagtgaaaaccaaaaatttttcacatctaaacaagacctacgaTTCCAGTTCTTAATCAAACTTTGGTAATGCTCCGACTGTGGCCTTTTATGATTCTTACCATAGAGCTATGCCAAACGGCCATTTAAAACAGTCCTTTGCAAAAGATGTTTGAGAAGCCGAAGCCAGGAAATTTTGCCACACCAAAGTTTTTCTCCGCTCCTCATAAATTTGACACTAAGTAATTACTATAAATTTGTCACTAGAGTTATTTTTGCCAAACATTTTCTAAGACGACTTTAGCCTTTAGCTTCGCAAGAGCATCTAGAACCGGATCTAGGATGAGTGGTACCTCAGTTAAACTAGCCCTTAagttaaataaatttataaaacACAATACCAATATTTATATCATCAACTATATGAtataataaatctaatgatatttatgcATCATATAGATACACACGATATTAGACTATTCATCATTCTTTTAGGCTTTTAGCCACCACGCAAGAAATTTGAGCTTCGAGCAGACAGCAGACTGGCCTTCGCCATCCCTGTTGGGCACGCTATGATGCAAGTGCAGTCAAATCTGCAGGGTTCGCTTGGCAACTAGGATTGGCTATAATCGATGCTACCTCACTTGATTGGGTTTCTTACGATAAAGTTTGTTTATTTGGATTTAAGTTCTTAACTTGCATACGTGtctattttccagatttattttaaaatttagtAGTGATTTTTTTTAGTGGTAGGTGGCTTGCTCATCCACAATGAGACGTCTATGATAATTTTATTAATCTTAATAAGATATGTAGGCTTAGTTTTTAAGAGATGCTGATAGGATAAGATGTGTGCGCATATATTTATAAGTGTTTGCTTATGTAAAATGtaattggcaaaaaaaaaagaagaagaagcgccGGCAGCTTCGCATCGGTGTTTATCTCCGTGTTGCTTTGCTTCAAAATCCCTATATTCgttttcaaaacaaaaaaaaatcaaaaggtCACTATATCAATCTCCTAATTTCGCTATTATTTTTATTGATACAATAGACAACAAAATACTATTTTGATTGGATCTAACTATAAATCTCTTAGGCATTTAAACTAACATTCCAAATAAGGGAAAAATATATAGAGAGATTTGGCTAGTTTCTTGAAGTCCTTcgaatatggccttgtttagttgccaaaaaattttgcaaaatttttcagattccccgtcacatcgaatctttggatacatgcatgaagtattaaataataaatatagacaaaaataaatactaattgcacagtttggtcggaattgacgagacaaatcttttaagcctagttagtccataattggacaatatttatcaaatacaaacaaaaaaactacagtgtcgattttgtaaaatattttagaGCTACCGTGTCGATTATGCTGAAATGTGAAGAAACTGTACCTAAAGGAGATGCTCTCAGTAGCCTTCGCTATCAGGCTGCTAGTCCTAGTGTGGTATTGATGTGACAAAGGTAGGTGAGGCAGATGGGCCAATACGGATGACGGAATTTGTCGATATTTTCGGGAAACTAGAAACGGTCGGCCCAAACTTACACTAGTATCAGTTCTCACGGACGGCCCAAATATAGGCCTAACTCTAGTACCCCAGACTCGACATAGTTTCTTTTTTTGTGTGTGATGTATAAAGGCCGCACTGCTTTTTTGTTGACCTTTTTGTGCTTTTGACGAGTGTACTAGCCACACTTTATCATATTTCACCTTAAACAAGTTTGATCAATTTGACATATTTAGTTAGTAATAACTACACAAGATTCTTTTATCCTTCATATGACATACTAAAAAACACACACACCAAGGTTCCCTTAAAATCCTATTTAAAATTGTCAAGACGACAAGTTAGAGAGATTTCTCAAACTTTTTTTTAGCGATTTAAAAACATGGTCACCATTTTCTATGAGATGACACAGCTTCATCGAATGTATTAGGAGGGGCTAGTCTTTATAAATGAGTACTGATCTTGCATAAACGGTAAAGAAATTAGAATTTAGCAAACGGAAATTGCATTGGGCAGGAGGCCATGGCCTAGCTTGGCCCTAACAAAGCTCTGCCTCCCCTCAAAAGAAAACTGCCCCTGTATGAGATTATAATTAAAACAGTATGTAATGAGATGGTGAACTATGTGTTGTATTTGAACAATTATTCTGGCTACAAAATTCAAATTTATTCGAAACAACAATTGGTCCTAGCTAGCACATTAATAAATTGTGTGGTTCGGGAAATTAACTTATTCAAGATAAGGTGGTCCGTCATTAGTTCATATTTTAAATTTAGTGACATGATTTCATTAAAGTGGGATAGCGATGGATCAACTCATTCTATTcctcaaaataaataaagaacttGAAAATTAAGATGATGATAGACTACCACGTTCCACAAACGTTTCAAACCTAACATCAGTTAGccaaaaaaaagtgaaatagcATGTCATCGGAAAGGAATAAATAAAAGACTGCAACAGAATAATGGTCGTTCAAATGTATTTCTCAATAAGATCTACACTCTTTTACTTCACAACATTTTCATTGTAGCCATCTTGGTACCAAAAATAGTCGATATAATGTTTAGATCTGCAAATATATACCTGAATGTTGTACCAATTTTTTAGGAACCAAAAGGGCTTCAAGTGAATATTTCATGAAttacaaagttgtatatctcCTCAAGCTTTTACAATGTTCATATAAGTTTTATCTTAATTTGAGCTAATATATAAAAGTCATGATCTTTTTAAGAAGAAAtgcaaagaaaaagaaatttCCACCAATCCAAATAGTGATAAGGGAATTTCGTTCTGTTCAATTGACGGGATTTAAATCCAGCCACTCTGATTGCGATATTATACACTTTTGTAATTTTTTCACGGAGACAAAcatttttgcaaaaacaaagaataaaaaatTCTAACAGCACGACACACTCTgctcactaaggccttgtttagttcctccctCTAAAGTTTATTGCCTATACAATTGGGTGTTTGCAcacacatagagtattaaatatagactagcaAAGTTGCAACtattttgtgagatgaatcttttaagtctaattagtttataatttgaCAATGTGGTGCTACAGTAAAGCTAAAGtaaacatgtgctaatgatagattaattaggcttaataaatacaTCTCGTGAAGTACCAACGacttctataatttatttatcaTTACTATATAAATACTCAATGTGATACCCTCGTGTGATATCGACATATCAAAACTTTACACCCTGAATTGAAATAAAAGGCTTAACACTGATTGGCCCTGTTCGGATCACATTACTCACTTTCTCTTGTCTAGTGTCAGATAACTTGGGCCGGTAGCAGCCCACGGGCCACTCGATTCCATTTAATTCAGGAGGACTGCTGCGACTGATGGGAATTTGAATGGACGAATGGACGAATGGATGCCAGTAAGCCAAACATGTGCATACTGCATGTATTCCATGGTTCCTCGGGTAGCAGAGGTGGTCCACGAACAGTGCCAGATATGCGCCGCGACAGATACGCTTGGGTCCTAGTAGCAATTATACGTACTGTACGTAGGCGACAGATGTGCCACCGCACGCTACCGCTATCATGCCAAAGCGGAGCGGAACTCGCACAACTGTCGTGTTGGCGCGCGGAGGCCAAAC is a window encoding:
- the LOC8073167 gene encoding probable tocopherol O-methyltransferase, chloroplastic, which encodes MAHATLLHCSQSSTSPLACRRGSHYYYRAPSHVPRRSRPRGRGGVVSLRPMASSTAAQPPAPAPPGLKEGIAGLYDESSGLWENIWGDHMHHGFYDSGEAASMADHRRAQIRMIEEALAFAAVPSPDDPEKAPKTIVDVGCGIGGSSRYLAKKYGAQCKGITLSPVQAERGNALAAAQGLSDQVTLQVADALEQPFPDGQFDLVWSMESGEHMPDKRKFVSELARVAAPGGTIIIVTWCHRNLEPSETSLKPDELSLLKRICDAYYLPDWCSPSDYVNIAKSLSLEDIKAADWSENVAPFWPAVIKSALTWKGLTSLLTSGWKTIRGAMVMPLMIQGYKKGLIKFTIITCRKPGAA